Within the Nocardioides humi genome, the region ACCGAGTCGGCCTCGTCGTCGGAGATCGAGGGCGTGACGGCCGGCGCACGCGCGCTGGCCCTGGCCGCCATCGACGCGAAGACCGGCCCGAACGCCCAACTGGTCACCGCCAACGTCACCGCGATGCAGCGCGCCGTCGCGCTGGCCGATGACATCGACGTCGACACGATCCTGGCCGCCCACGCGGCCCTGCTGGACCGGCACGTGTACGCCGCGCCCGGGCGGTTGCGTGACCAGCAGGTGTGGCTCGGCAGCAACGCGCTGAGCCCGCACACCGCGTCGTTCGTCCCGCCCCACCACACGCGGGTCCCGGCCGCGCTCGACGACCTCATCGCCTTCGTGCACCGGGCCGACCTGCCAGTGCTCGTGCAGGTCGCGATCGCCCACGCGCAGTTCGAGACGATCCATCCCTTCGACGACGGCAACGGTCGCGTCGGACGCACGCTCGTCCACGCGATGCTCCGTCACTCCGGTGTCACCCGCACCCTCATCATCCCCGTCTCGGCCGGGCTGCTGACCGACACCTCGGCCTACTTCCACGCCCTGACCGACTACCGCGAGGGGTACGTCGAGACGATCGTGCGCCAGTTCGTCAACGCCTCGTTCCGCGCCCTCGACAACGGTCGGCGGCTCGTCGAGGAGCTGGAGCTCATCCACGACCGATGGAGCGAGAGCCTGCCGTCCCGGCGCGGGTCCGCGGCCAGGCGGCTCCTGCCTCACCTGCTGAGCCAGCCCGCCATCAACGTGACGTACGTCGAGAGCGCCACCGGCGTCGCCCTGTCGGCCGCCCAGCGTGCTGTCGAGCAGCTCGAGGGGGCGGGCATCCTCGAGCGCACGAGCGGGGGGCGACGCAACCGGGTCTGGATCGCCCCCGAGGTCATCGCCGCGCTCGATGCCTTCGCCGAGCGGGTCGGACGCCGAGGCTAGTAGCGTCCTAGACAGCCGCCTCGGCGGCGAGCGGGACGGCGGCGAAGTCCACGGGGGCGGCGTCGAGCTCGGCCCGCACCCGGACGGCGGGACCGGCGGCGTCGAGGGGGCCGACCTGGAGGGGCGCGGCGGCGAGGGGGCCGGGGTCGTCGCCGGGTACGGCGAACCGGACGCCCCGGGCCTCGAGGGCCGACTGCGCGGCGGACTGGCGCCGGCCGCCGTCGCCGCGCAGGGCGAGGGTGGTCCCGCGGGCCAGCGCGAGCCGGGCGCCGAGCACGACGGCGGCCTCACCGTCGCCGCCGGCGGCCCAGTCGACGATCACGGGCGCGTCGGGCTCCGGGAGCGTCGTACCGGCCTGGACGAGGAGGACCGGGGACTCGTTGGCGGCGACGACCGCGTCGAGGGCGGGGTCGTCGGACCAGGCGACCATGCCCTGCGGGCGGAGCGCGCCGATCAGCTCGACCAGGTCCTCCTGGACGTCGGCGCTGGGGTGCGCGATGACCCGGACGGGGACGCCGAGCTCCTCGCCGCGGTGGACGAGCGCCTGCTGCCGCTCCATCGCGGAGGCCATCTCGGCGAGGTCGAGCGACATCCCGCTGCCGACCTCGAGCGGCCGGCCCTGGGGGTGAGGTCGGCGAGCACGATCTCGGCCGGGCGCGCGCCGGCCAGGGCGGCGACGGCGAGCTCGACGGGCAGCCGGTTGTCCTGGTCGTCGCGGGCGAGCACCAGGATCCGGTCGACGGCCTCCTCGCCGAGAGCGGCACGCTCGGCCTCGGCGATGTCGCGGGCGACCCGGCGCTGGGGATAGGTGAACCCGAGCAGCGGCCCGGTCATCACCGTGGTGACCAGGGCCATGATCACCATCATCGTGAACAGCTCCTGGCTGAGCAGGCCCTTCTCCAGGCCGACGTTGAGGATGATCAGCTCGGTCAGGCCGCGGGTGTTCATGAGCAGGCCGAGCGAGCTGGCCTGCCAGTGCGGGACCTTCTGGAGCCGGGCGCCGACGTACGCGCCGACGTACTTGCCGACGATGGCGACGGCCAGGATGGCGACCATCGGCAGGATGTGCTCGGTGCCGAGGCCCTGGATGTTGACCTTGAGGCCGGAGATCAGGAAGAACACCGGGAGCAGCAGGAGCACCGAGATCTGCTCGAGGCGGACCAGGATCTCGTGCCGGAGGGCGGCGGCCTGCTCGTGCGGGATGATCGCGCCGAAGAGGAAGGCGCCGAAGATGTAGTGGATGCCGAGCACCTCGGTGGTGGCGGCGAAGAGGAGCATGCCGACCAGCACGACCGAGAGGACCGTCGGGGTGAGCTCGCCCGCCCGGTGGTAGGCGCGGGTGAGCCAGGTGAGCGCCGGGCGGATGACGAAGACGGCGAGGGCGACGAACGGGATGGCGAGGTAGATCGCCCAGCTCGGCAGGTGGCCGTGGCCGCCGTCGACGCCGGCGATCGCGAGCACGACGGCGAGCAGGGTCCAGGCGATGATGTCGTCGGTGGCCGCGCAGGCGAGGGCGAGGCCGCCGGTCTCGGTGCGGTGCATCCGCCGGTCGGTGAGGATCCGCGCCAGGACGGGGAACGCCGTGATGGACATCGCCGCGCCCATGAACAGCGCGAACGGCCAGAACTCCGCGTCGGCCGGCTTCAGCGCCTCGGTGGCGCCGCTGCTGACGAACAGGTGGGCCAGGCCGATGCCGAGGGTGAACGGCAGCACGATCGAGGTCAGCGAGACCGAGACCGCGACCTTCTCCCGGCCCCGGACCAGGCCGAGGTCCAGCTCGAGGCCGACGACGAACATGAACAGCACCAGGCCGACCCGGGCAAGGACGTCGAGGAACCCGCGCTGGTCGACCGGGAAGATCTCCTGGCTCAGCTCCATGCCGAGCAGACTCGGGCCGAGCAGTACGCCGGCGCCGATCTCGCCGACGACCGGCGGGATGCCGATCTTGGCGACCGCCGCTCCCGCGAGGCGGGCGACGACGATGATCAGTGCCAGGAGGGCCAGGACCACGGCGATGTCGAGCACCGTCGCAGCCTATGGGTTTTTGCCGTCCTCAGGTGGTCTCCCAGCGGAACAGCTTCGCGGCGAGCCCCGTGATCACCGCGGCGAAGGCGGCCAGGATCAGCAGCGGCACCACCGCCGAGCCCGGCCCCTGTCCCCGGACCATGACGTCGAGCATCCCCTCGTTGAGGTGCTTGAGCGGCAGCACGTCCGAGAACCGCCGCAGCCAGACCGGGGCGGCGTCGAGCGGGAAGAAGGAGCCGCTGAGGAAGGCCATCGGCAGGACCAGGAAGTTGGCCAGGTTGACGGCGCCCTCGACCGTCTTCGCGACCGCGCCGGCGAACAGTCCCAGCGCCATGAAGCACAGGGTTCCGACGATGATGAGAGGCAGCGCCATCCACCACGAGCCGGTCAGCTGGAGCCCGAAGGCGGCGGCGCCGAGGCCGATGAAGATCGCGAACTGGACCAGTGCGATGGACAGGGTGACCGTGATCCGGGCGGCGACGACGGTGCCGGTTCCGACCGGGGCCAGCTGGAGGCGGCGCAGCAGCTTGGACTGCCGCCAGCCCTGCAGCGTGGCCGCGGCGCCGAAGGCCGCGCTCATCGCGATCGCCCACCCCAGCAGCCCGGGAGTGACGAACTGGATCGTCGTCAGGGAGTCGTCCTCGACCCGCTCGGTCACCAGGGTGAACTTCGGCGGGGTGCCGCTGACGGCGACATTGGTGCCGTCGACGAAGGCCCGCAGCGTGCCCTGGGTGACGGCCGCCTTGACCTGCTCGGTCTGCGTGTAGTGCGCGATCAGCTCGTCGCCGCGCTGCTCCAGCGCGACGTCGGCGTCGCCCTTGCGCACCTGCTCGAGCGCGTCCGCGAGGTCGTCGCTGCGGGTCACCTCGAAGGTGGCCTCGAAGGCCTCCTCGGCCCCCTCCGGCAGCTCCTGGACGAGCGGGACGCTGCCGACCTGGATCATGTCGACCTTGGACTGGTCCTGGTCGGAGAACAGCCCTCCGAAGAGGACCAGGAACATCAGCGGGAAGATCACCGCGAAGAAGACCGATGCCTTGTCGCGGACGAACCCGCGCAGGATGGCCAGCGAGAGGGCCCAGAACGGGGACTGCGGTCGGGTGGTCATGCCCGGTACTCCCGTCCGGTCAGGGCCAGGAAGACGTCCTCGAGCGTGCCGGTCTGGACCCGGACGCC harbors:
- a CDS encoding cation:proton antiporter; the encoded protein is MLDIAVVLALLALIIVVARLAGAAVAKIGIPPVVGEIGAGVLLGPSLLGMELSQEIFPVDQRGFLDVLARVGLVLFMFVVGLELDLGLVRGREKVAVSVSLTSIVLPFTLGIGLAHLFVSSGATEALKPADAEFWPFALFMGAAMSITAFPVLARILTDRRMHRTETGGLALACAATDDIIAWTLLAVVLAIAGVDGGHGHLPSWAIYLAIPFVALAVFVIRPALTWLTRAYHRAGELTPTVLSVVLVGMLLFAATTEVLGIHYIFGAFLFGAIIPHEQAAALRHEILVRLEQISVLLLLPVFFLISGLKVNIQGLGTEHILPMVAILAVAIVGKYVGAYVGARLQKVPHWQASSLGLLMNTRGLTELIILNVGLEKGLLSQELFTMMVIMALVTTVMTGPLLGFTYPQRRVARDIAEAERAALGEEAVDRILVLARDDQDNRLPVELAVAALAGARPAEIVLADLTPRAGRSRSAAGCRSTSPRWPPRWSGSRRSSTAARSSASPSGSSRTPAPTSRRTWSS
- a CDS encoding Fic family protein gives rise to the protein MTEERGDLLPELVVGRETHRWDREPDHSASRRQQLSARGPYEASVPAAIAEADLRISSSLQAEAEDAVREITRFDAEGVAIADRRAAREGGAAAAELAPLASVLLRTESASSSEIEGVTAGARALALAAIDAKTGPNAQLVTANVTAMQRAVALADDIDVDTILAAHAALLDRHVYAAPGRLRDQQVWLGSNALSPHTASFVPPHHTRVPAALDDLIAFVHRADLPVLVQVAIAHAQFETIHPFDDGNGRVGRTLVHAMLRHSGVTRTLIIPVSAGLLTDTSAYFHALTDYREGYVETIVRQFVNASFRALDNGRRLVEELELIHDRWSESLPSRRGSAARRLLPHLLSQPAINVTYVESATGVALSAAQRAVEQLEGAGILERTSGGRRNRVWIAPEVIAALDAFAERVGRRG
- a CDS encoding ABC transporter ATP-binding protein/permease, with amino-acid sequence MTAIHVTGLTKRYGDLVAVDDVSLDVAEGEFVGVLGPNGAGKTTLLEMVEGLRRPDAGGIEVLGEAVWPRNTRLQPRIGVQLQASSFFERLTAREQIRTFASLYGVGQATADAWLERVGLTDKAETRVEDLSGGQAQRLSIACALVHDPELVFLDEPTAALDPQARRNLWDLLSSINDSGRTVVLTTHYMDEAEVLCDRVAVMDHGRILQYDSPAALVRGLDAPADHGGARRTRHGDGRHDRRRPRDRRGRRRRRAGDPRAHRRARHAGRLRPARRRPGPDRHARGRLPGPDRTGVPGMTTRPQSPFWALSLAILRGFVRDKASVFFAVIFPLMFLVLFGGLFSDQDQSKVDMIQVGSVPLVQELPEGAEEAFEATFEVTRSDDLADALEQVRKGDADVALEQRGDELIAHYTQTEQVKAAVTQGTLRAFVDGTNVAVSGTPPKFTLVTERVEDDSLTTIQFVTPGLLGWAIAMSAAFGAAATLQGWRQSKLLRRLQLAPVGTGTVVAARITVTLSIALVQFAIFIGLGAAAFGLQLTGSWWMALPLIIVGTLCFMALGLFAGAVAKTVEGAVNLANFLVLPMAFLSGSFFPLDAAPVWLRRFSDVLPLKHLNEGMLDVMVRGQGPGSAVVPLLILAAFAAVITGLAAKLFRWETT